One genomic window of Elaeis guineensis isolate ETL-2024a chromosome 2, EG11, whole genome shotgun sequence includes the following:
- the LOC105057118 gene encoding cytochrome P450 81Q32-like, giving the protein MGTISYISLFLALLLFVKLLFFSKNTKNLPPSPPSLPFIGHLHLLKKPLPQNLARLADRHGPVLLLRFGSRPVILVSSPSATEECLSKHDITFANRPRLPSWKHPTYNYISLAVANYGPHWRNLRRIATVEAFSTHRLHSLSGIRAGEVRAMVRQLVRDWQTTKAMDGFAKAAVKSRLIALSLNVIMRMIAGKRFCDEEEEQQAGFSEEARRYWKLAEEAAPAIGASNLADFFPVLRWVDYKGYSKKLARFHKERDELMQRLIDEHRRKSKEEGVEKKTMMGGLLSLQETDPRYYTDEVIKALGTGLLGAGVSTTADTTEWVMSLLLNNPEALKKMRDEIDTQVGNERLLEESDLSNLPHLQCVITEALRMYPTTPLLLPHESSQDCSVGGFHIPRGMMLLVNAYAVHRDPKVWEEPTKFMPERFEGGKGEGKLMLPFGMGRRRCPGEGLAMRVVGLALGTLIQCFEWEGIGKEEVDMTTQGSGLALAKAIPLEAMYRPRQSMLDALKKL; this is encoded by the exons ATGGGAACCATCTCCTACATCTCTCTATTCCTAGCTCTCCTACTCTTCGTTAAACTCCTCTTCTTCTCCAAGAACACGAAGAACCTCCCACCcagccctccctccctccccttcATCGGTCACCTCCATCTACTTAAGAAGCCCCTCCCCCAAAACCTCGCCCGCCTCGCCGACCGCCACGGTCCCGTCCTCCTCCTCCGCTTCGGCTCCCGCCCTGTCATCCTCGTCTCCTCCCCTTCTGCCACCGAAGAGTGCCTCTCGAAGCACGACATCACCTTCGCCAACCGTCCCCGCCTTCCCTCCTGGAAACACCCGACCTACAACTACATCTCCCTTGCCGTAGCCAACTATGGACCCCACTGGCGCAACCTCCGCCGCATCGCCACCGTCGAGGCCTTCTCCACACATCGCCTGCACTCCTTATCCGGGATTCGCGCTGGAGAGGTCCGGGCCATGGTTCGCCAACTTGTTCGGGACTGGCAGACCACGAAAGCGATGGACGGGTTCGCGAAAGCGGCGGTGAAGTCGAGGTTGATCGCACTATCTTTGAACGTGATCATGAGGATGATCGCAGGAAAGAGGTTCTGCGACGAGGAGGAGGAGCAGCAGGCGGGGTTCTCCGAGGAGGCGAGAAGGTACTGGAAGCTGGCGGAGGAGGCCGCGCCAGCGATCGGAGCGTCGAATCTGGCTGACTTCTTTCCAGTGCTGAGATGGGTCGATTATAAGGGATACAGCAAGAAGCTGGCGAGGTTCCATAAAGAAAGGGATGAATTGATGCAGAGACTGATTGACGAGCACAGGAGGAAAAGCAAGGAGGAAGGGGTGGAGAAAAAGACTATGATGGGTGGGTTGCTATCGCTACAGGAGACGGATCCCAGGTACTACACCGATGAAGTGATCAAAGCACTTGGTACA GGTTTATTAGGAGCTGGCGTAAGTACTACAGCTGACACAACTGAGTGGGTGATGTCTCTCCTACTTAACAACCCAGAAGCATTGAAGAAGATGAGGGATGAGATTGACACACAAGTAGGAAATGAGCGCCTGCTGGAGGAATCGGATCTCTCCAATCTTCCACACCTCCAGTGTGTCATCACCGAAGCTCTTCGGATGTACCCAACAACCCCTCTTCTGTTGCCTCATGAATCATCCCAAGATTGTAGTGTGGGAGGTTTTCATATTCCACGTGGAATGATGCTACTGGTCAATGCATATGCAGTTCACAGGGACCCCAAGGTGTGGGAGGAGCCTACAAAGTTCATGCCAGAAAGATTTGAGGGTGGGAAGGGGGAAGGGAAGTTGATGCTCCCCTTTGGGATGGGAAGGAGAAGGTGCCCAGGTGAAGGCCTTGCAATGAGGGTGGTTGGCCTAGCATTGGGAACTCTGATCCAGTGCTTTGAGTGGGAAGGGATTGGAAAGGAAGAGGTGGACATGACAACACAAGGCTCGGGTCTAGCTTTGGCCAAGGCTATTCCTCTAGAGGCCATGTATCGCCCACGCCAAAGCATGCTTGATGCTCTTAAAAAACTCTGA